One window from the genome of Oryza glaberrima chromosome 3, OglaRS2, whole genome shotgun sequence encodes:
- the LOC127765173 gene encoding homeobox-leucine zipper protein HOX13, giving the protein MKRPTSSSRKSKKQGEDLAFSEGSLPAVTMEQKDEAEMEEVDDEEEEEVDEDIAGGHAAQSPSPSCGLGEKKRRLALEQVRALERSFDTDNKLDPDRKARIARDLGLQPRQVAVWFQNRRARWKTKQLERDFAALRARHDALRADCDALRRDKDALAAEIRELREKLPTKPADTAASVKVEAGNDAAAGAAAATVCKDGSSDDSDSSVVFNDEASPYSGAAFIGFGPSFLVDDASAAIVGCSSSLPALESKWHGPYSDDSCKGGVYGFTEEWLAACSGEMAGNDAAGFFSDEHASNLNFGWCASGNEGWE; this is encoded by the exons ATGAAGAGGCCCACCAGCAGCAGCCGAAAATCCAAAAAACAAG GAGAGGACCTGGCGTTCTCTGAGGGCAGCTTGCCCGCGGTGACCATGGAGCAGAAAGACGAAGCCGAGATGGAGGAGgtggacgacgaggaggaggaggaggtcgacgaaGACATAGCCGGCGGGCACGCGGcgcagtcgccgtcgccgtcgtgcggaCTGGGcgagaagaagcggcggctgGCGCTGGAGCAGGTGCGCGCTCTGGAGCGGAGCTTCGACACGGACAACAAGCTGGACCCGGACCGCAAGGCCCGCATCGCGCGCGACCTCGGCCTGCAGCCGCGCCAGGTCGCCGTCTGGTTCCAGAACCGCCGCGCCCGGTGGAAGACGAAGCAGCTCGAGCGCGACttcgccgccctccgcgcccGCCACGACGCCCTCCGCGCCGACTGCGACGCCCTGCGCCGCGACAAggacgccctcgccgccgag ATTCGGGAGCTGAGGGAGAAGCTGCCCACCAAGCCGGCGGACACGGCGGCGTCAGTGAAGGTAGAAGCCGGCAAtgacgcggcggccggcgccgcggccgccacggtGTGCAAGGACGGCTCGTCGGACGACAGCGACTCCAGCGTGGTGTTCAACGACGAGGCGTCGCCGTACTCCGGCGCGGCCTTCATTGGATTCGGCCCGTCGTTCTTGGTCGACGACGCGTCGGCGGCAATCGTGGGCTGCTCGTCGTCGCTCCCCGCGCTCGAGTCCAAATGGCACGGTCCGTACTCCGACGACTCGTGCAAAGGCGGCGTCTATGGCTTCACGGAGGAATGGCTCGCTGCCTGCTCCGGCGAGATGGCCGGCAACGACGCCGCCGGCTTCTTCTCCGACGAGCACGCCTCCAACCTCAACTTCGGTTGGTGCGCGAGTGGTAACGAGGGTTGGGAATGA
- the LOC127765588 gene encoding uncharacterized protein LOC127765588 — MRRSEWEDRWCRRHPEHRMSKGVCPYCLRDRLAHLSASSSATTTTRASSSAQSSGYSSGSPTRYAALSADVSSVHVVGGASSSFVNVAAFSQPLMPSSVSRKPAGGEQEEPGREASGKGKQQEVKRKKSGKKKKIGRFLSRLVGAEKRRQSGDADGGDLFHSKTMKEKTAHKWVFF; from the coding sequence ATGCGGCGATCGGAGTGGGAGGACCGGTGGTGCAGGCGGCACCCGGAGCACCGGATGTCCAAGGGCGTGTGCCCCTACTGCCTCCGCGACCGCCTCGCCcacctctccgcctcctcctcggccaccaccacgacgcgcgcctcctcctccgcccaaTCCAGCGGCTACTCCTCCGGCTCGCCTACCCGCTACGCGGCCCTCTCGGCCGACGTCAGCTCCGTACACGTGGTCGGCGGCGCCAGCTCGTCCTTCGTCAACGTCGCCGCCTTCTCGCAGCCGCTGATGCCGAGCTCGGTTAGTCGGAAACCAGCCGGAGGGGAGCAAGAAGAGCCGGGAAGGGAGGCATCTGGCAAGGGGAAGCAGCAGGAggtgaagaggaagaagagcgggaagaagaagaagattgggAGGTTCCTGTCGAGGCTCGTCGGAGCGGAGAAGCGGCGGCAATCAGGGGACGCCGATGGCGGCGATCTCTTCCATTCCAAGACCATGAAGGAGAAGACGGCGCACAAGTGGGTATTTTTCTGA
- the LOC127768805 gene encoding filament-like plant protein 3: MPRSLAHPRSPHHHGPRILAHIAVQRLKRCSIRTNKMQQSRQDVDEHVAELRGELRKAREERDRAHRVLEVSEWKALASANDRTTIETLEAELDASRESEKRMLESLAMQTKQLEMTKIELEEARLENASLRETIQRLEAIAVPVATTPRGRYDRDYQRVHGELRMALVAEDKNKKAMEELVLALKEVNGELHTTRQLLARSQHEAETARLESDRLHVSLKRKDDKLRALSEEVARLRADAEESFAAWRGKEAGFTSCMKSTESELAETRRENARLLESQRSGRDEIAKLRDILRQAVKDTKVVKEALEEARGENAALKEMLGDKDTAIKCTKQELECLRVTEAAARDSVKELQSLLVATSSSPTAAGMKLSASPSPTASGIKLDMEDSSSSHGSRELHGLIKCHSEARVKPPAGLTLPRRRSDNFEGSVYDIFGSMEDQKSELSAFSTMPRSLPARRRVMMRKVGSLFRFKSFSIK; encoded by the coding sequence atGCCTCGAAGTTTAGCCCATCCCCGATCGCCGCACCATCATGGTCCAAGAATTCTTGCTCATATCGCCGTGCAACGTCTGAAGAGGTGTTCAATCCGGACGAACAAGATGCAGCAGAGCCGGCAGGACGTGGACGAGCATGTCGCCGAGCTCCGCGGCGAGCTGCGCAAGGCGCGCGAGGAGCGAGACCGCGCGCACCGCGTCCTGGAGGTGAGCGAGTGGAAGGCGCTGGCGTCGGCCAACGACCGCACCACCATAGAGACGCTCGAGGCGGAGCTCGACGCGTCCAGGGAGTCCGAGAAGCGGATGCTCGAGTCGCTGGCGATGCAGACGAAGCAGCTCGAGATGACCAAGATCGAGCTCGAGGAGGCCAGGCTGGAGAACGCGTCGCTGCGTGAGACCATCCAGAGGCTCGAGGCCATCGCGGTGCCCGTCGCGACGACGCCGAGAGGAAGGTACGATCGCGACTACCAGAGGGTTCACGGCGAGCTGCGGATGGCGCTGGTGGCGGAGGACAAGAACAAGAAGGCGATGGAGGAGCTGGTGCTGGCACTCAAGGAGGTGAACGGGGAGCTGCACACGACGCGGCAGCTGCTGGCGCGGTCGCAGCACGAGGCCGAGACGGCGCGGCTGGAGTCGGACCGGCTGCACGTCTCGCTCAAGCGCAAGGACGACAAGCTCCGCGCGCTGTCGGAGGAGGTGGCCAGGCtgcgcgccgacgccgaggagtCGTTCGCGGCGTGGCGGGGCAAGGAGGCCGGGTTCACGTCGTGCATGAAGTCCACCGAGTCCGAGCTCGCCGAGACGCGGCGCGAGAACGCGCGCCTCCTGGAGTCGCAGCGGTCCGGGCGGGACGAGATCGCCAAGCTGCGCGACATCCTGAGGCAGGCCGTCAAGGACACCAAGGTCGTGAAGGAGGcgctggaggaggcgaggggcgAGAACGCCGCGCTCAAGGAGATGCTCGGCGACAAGGACACCGCCATCAAGTGCACCAAGCAGGAGCTCGAGTGCCTCCGggtgacggaggcggcggcgcgcgacagCGTCAAGGAGCTGCAGAGCCTGCTCGTCGCCACGTCGTCGAGCCCCACGGCCGCCGGCATGAAGCTATCCGCGTCGCCGAGCCCCACAGCTTCCGGGATAAAGCTGGACATGGAGGATTCCTCGTCGTCGCACGGGTCGAGAGAACTGCACGGGCTGATCAAGTGCCACTCGGAGGCGAGGGTGAAGCCGCCGGCGGGGCTCACCCTACCGCGGCGGAGGTCGGATAACTTCGAAGGATCGGTGTACGACATATTCGGGTCGATGGAAGATCAGAAGAGCGAGCTAAGCGCGTTCTCGACAATGCCGAGGTCGTTGCCCGCACGGCGGCGGGTGATGATGCGCAAGGTTGGCAGCTTGTTCCGGTTTAAGAGCTTCAGTATCAAGTAG
- the LOC127768806 gene encoding alcohol dehydrogenase-like 7 has translation MAGQIPQPIRCKAAVCRAAGEPLAVEEIVVDPPKAHEVRIKIVCTSLCHSDVTFWRMQDFPGVFPRIFGHEAFGVVESVGEHVEGFAAGDPVVPTFLGQCTECVDCASERSNVCSMYRFAVRPGMPRDGTARFRDRHGAPIHHFLGVSSFSEYTVVDANQVVRVDPAVPPATASLLSCGATTGVGAAWKLAKVEPGSSVAIFGLGAVGLAVAEGARICGASTIIGVDLNPEKHELGKKFGVTHFINPQELGDKPVSQAIIEMTDGGADYCFECIGLASVMSDAFRSSREGWGKTIILGVEMHGAPLSIPSLEILNGKCVMGSLFGGVKPKQDIPILADKYLNKELELDKFITHEVPLKDINTVFDLLLQGKSLRCTIWMDK, from the exons ATGGCGGGTCAGATCCCCCAACCCATCCGTTGCAAAG CGGCCGTGTGCAgggccgccggcgagccgctgGCCGTCGAGGAGATCGTCGTGGACCCGCCCAAGGCGCACGAGGTCCGGATCAAGATCGTCTGCACCTCGCTCTGCCACAGCGACGTCACGTTCTGGCGTATGCAG GATTTCCCCGGCGTTTTCCCGAGGATTTTTGGGCACGAAGCCTTCGG GGTGGTGGAGAGCGTAGGGGAGCATGTGGAAgggttcgccgccggcgacccggTGGTGCCCACGTTCCTGGGCCAGTGCACCGAGTGCGTGGACTGCGCCTCGGAGCGGAGCAACGTGTGCTCCATGTACCGGTTCGCGGTGCGCCCCGGGATGCCGCGCGACGGCACCGCCCGCTTCCGCGACCGCCACGGCGCCCCGATCCACCACTTCCTCGGCGTCTCCAGCTTCAGCGAGTACACCGTCGTGGACGCCAACCAGGTCGTCCGCGTCGACCCCGCCGTGCCGCCCGCCACGGCCTCCCTCCTCAGctgcggcgccaccaccg GGGTCGGAGCAGCGTGGAAGCTGGCTAAAGTCGAGCCGGGGTCTTCGGTTGCTATCTTTGGCCTCGGCGCCGTAGGATTAGCG GTAGCTGAAGGGGCCAGGATTTGCGGTGCGTCAACGATCATCGGCGTGGATTTGAACCCTGAGAAACATGAACTTG GAAAGAAGTTCGGTGTGACGCACTTCATCAATCCACAAGAACTTGGGGACAAACCTGTCAGCCAAGCGATCATCGAGATGACTGACGGTGGCGCGGACTACTGCTTCGAGTGCATCGGGCTGGCGTCGGTGATGAGCGATGCATTTCGGAGCTCCCGAGAG GGATGGGGCAAGACGATCATTCTTGGCGTCGAAATGCACGGTGCCCCTTTGTCCATTCCTTCGTTGGAGATCCTCAACGGCAAATGCGTAATGGGATCACTCTTCGGAGGGGTGAAACCCAAGCAGGACATTCCCATCCTGGCCGACAAGTATCTGAACAAG GAGCTGGAGTTGGACAAGTTCATAACTCACGAGGTTCCCCTGAAGGACATCAACACGGTATTTGACCTTCTGTTGCAGGGGAAGAGTCTCAGATGCACCATTTGGATGGACAAGTGA
- the LOC127765442 gene encoding alcohol dehydrogenase-like 2: MEDQSLKPIRCKAAVCRAASEPLIVEEIVVDPPKAYEIRIKIICTSLCHTDVTLWHKVDPAFPRILGHEAYGVVESVGENVEGFAAGDTVVPTFMGQCDSCASCAAEWTNQCTAVPFTMGPGMRRDGTTRFWDGEGKPLSDTVAVTSFSQYTVVDVNQVVKVDPAVPPKIACLLGCCGGTGVGAAWRLAKVQPGSSVVVFGLGSVGLAVVQGAKMCGATKIIGVDLNPNKEEVGKEFGVTDFVNPSQLGDKSVSEVINAMTDGGADYSFECIGISSVMTEAVRSTKSGRGKTIILGVEKDSQPLCLPSFEFLFGKCVMGSLFGGAKPKTDIPILAEKCMNKELELEKLVTHEVGLTEINTAFDLLLQGKSLRCIIWMDK, translated from the exons ATGGAAGATCAGAGCCTGAAGCCCATCCGTTGCAAAG cGGCGGTCTGTAGAGCGGCCAGTGAGCCACTGATCGTCGAGGAGATCGTCGTCGATCCTCCGAAAGCCTACGAGATCCGCATCAAGATCATCTGCACCTCCCTGTGCCACACCGATGTCACCCTCTGGCACAAG GTAGACCCTGCCTTTCCAAGAATCTTGGGCCACGAGGCCTACGG ggtgGTGGAGAGCGTGGGGGAGAACGTGGAGGGGTTCGCGGCGGGGGACACGGTGGTGCCGACGTTCATGGGGCAGTGCGACTCGTGCGCCAGCTGCGCGGCGGAGTGGACGAACCAGTGCACCGCCGTGCCGTTCACCATGGGCCCCGGGATGCGGCGCGACGGCACAACCAGGTTCTGGGACGGCGAAGGGAAGCCGCTCAGCGACACGGTGGCCGTCACCAGCTTCAGCCAGTACACCGTCGTCGACGTCAACCAGGTCGTCAAGGTCGACCCCGCCGTGCCGCCGAAAATCGCCTGCCTCctcggctgctgcggcggcacCG GGGTAGGAGCAGCATGGAGGTTGGCCAAAGTGCAACCCGGTTCGTCGGTGGTTGTCTTCGGGCTGGGATCCGTCGGATTGGCG gtagTGCAAGGGGCAAAAATGTGTGGAGCAACGAAGATTATCGGTGTTGATTTGAATCCTAACAAAGAGGAAGTTG GAAAAGAGTTCGGTGTGACTGATTTCGTCAATCCATCCCAACTCGGCGACAAATCCGTCAGTGAG GTGATCAATGCGATGACAGACGGTGGCGCTGACTACAGCTTCGAGTGCATCGGTATCTCGTCGGTGATGACTGAGGCAGTCAGAAGCACCAAATCA GGACGGGGCAAGACGATCATTCTGGGGGTCGAGAAGGACAGCCAGCCGTTGTGCCTGCCGTCCTTCGAGTTTCTGTTCGGCAAGTGCGTCATGGGATCGCTCTTCGGTGGGGCCAAACCCAAAACTGACATCCCAATCCTCGCCGAGAAATGCATGAACAAG gaGCTGGAATTGGAGAAGCTGGTCACTCATGAGGTAGGCCTGACGGAGATAAACACAGCCTTCGATTTGCTTCTGCAGGGAAAGAGCCTGAGATGCATCATATGGATGGACAAGTGA